The Syntrophorhabdaceae bacterium sequence CAATGACCCCGTATAAAAAGGCTCTTCTCATTAAGTCCTCCTTTTGCTATGATCAACGCACCTATAGTAGCATTTTCGCGCTATAAAATAAAGACGTCCAACCCTTGACGCAGGGGAAACATGCGTGATACAAAAACGTGATGAATGGAGGAAGACAGTGAACGACGAGATAAAGAAAAGGACCCAGGAGACCGCAAAAAAACTGTGGACCGGAGGGATCAAAATGGATCCTCCCTACCTGACATGGAAGGAGTTCGACAAGGATCTGGCCAACGACCTCTCCATGTTCATCACGGGGAATCTTTATTCACGAACGGTCCTTACCCTGCCGGAGCGACAGATGGCCGCCTGCGCCATGCTCGCCGCACTCGGTGCGGCCGATGAACTGAAGCTCCATGTCAATGCCGCCCTCAATGTGGGATGCGACCCCAGGAAACTGGCCGAGGTCTTCTTCCAGCTCGCACCCTATGGAGGGATGCCGCTCGTGAACAAGGCCCTCGAAGTTTTCAGGGATGTTCTCAAGGGCCGCGGTGAATGGGAGACTTTTACCGGGGGCGGCAAGTAAGACCCGTCCTCTGACGGCCGAAACGGGAAACGACGCCGGAAGAACCGCGGGGGCGCCTGACTTATCAAGAACGGAGGGAATGAAGAACGCTGTCCCGTTCATCCATCCCCTCCGTCGAAATCTTTGACCAGCAAAGCTTCATATGTTGAAGCTTCTACACTCTATCATACATAACCGTAGGCCAGCATTGAATTTGCGACCTTGAGGAAACCGGCCACATTGGCGCCGAAGACGTAGTCGCCCTTCTTGCCGTACATCTCGGCCGCATCAAGACAGGACCTGTGGATGCTCTTCATGATGCCCAGGAGTCTGGCATCAACCTCTTCGCGTGTCCATGCAAGCCTCATGCTGTTCTGGGACATCTCGAGACCCGACGTGGCAACGCCGCCGGCGTTCGCGGCCTTCCCGGGGCCAAACAGGAGGCCCTTCTCCTGGAAGATACGGACCGCCTCGGGCGTTGTTGGCATGTTGGAGCCTTCCGCCACGCAGATGCAGCCGTTTTTCACCAGCGCCTCGGCATGACCCGCGTCTATCTCGTTCTGCGTCGCGCAGGGCAGTGCTATATCGACCTTGATACCCTGGCTCTTGATGACATCCCAGACGCTCTCGCCAATGTAGCAGACGGCGCCGTCATACCGATCGGCGTATTCGCTTATCCTGCCCCTCTGGACGTTCTTAAGATCCATGATGTAACCGCACTTGTCGCCCGATATGCCCTGATCGTCTACGATCGTCGAACTGGAATCGCATAAGGTAATGACCTTCCCGCCAAGCTGGCTCACCTTTTCGATGGCGAACTGGGCTACGTTACCGGAGCCGCTGACTGCCACCGTCTTGCCCTTGAAGTCGAGGCCTTTCGTGGCAAGCATCTCTGCGGCGAAATATACGCAGCCGTATCCCGTCGCCTCAGGCCTGACGAGGCTCCCGCCGAAGGACAGGCCCTTGCCCGTGAGAACGCCCGTATGGTCGTTCATGATCTTCTTGTACATCCCGTACATATAGCCGATCTCCCGGCCGCCTACACCGATATCACCCGCGGGCACGTCACAGTCGGGACCGATATGCCTGAAGAGCTCAAGCATGTACGCGTGGCAGAATCGCATCACTTCATTGTCCGATTTCCCCTTGGGGTCGAAATCACTGCCGCCCTTGGCGCCCCCCATGGCAAGCGTCGTAAGGGAGTTCTTGAATATCTGCTCGAACCCGAGAAATTTGAGAATGCCCAGATTGACCGAGGGATGGAAGCGCGTACCGCCCTTGTAGGGACCGATGGCGTTGTTATACTGGATGCGGTAACCCCTGTTTATCTGCAGGTCTCCCCTGTCATCCACCCAGGGCACGCGAAACATCACCACCCGGTCGGGCTCGACGATCCTTTCGTATATCTTTGCCTTGACAAACTCCGGGTGTCTCTTCGCCGTGGGCTCAAGGCACTCCAGAACTTCCTCGGCGGCCTGGTGGAACTCAAATTCATAAGGATCCTGTTTCTTTATTTTTTCTAGTATTTCGCTGGTCACTGACATAAAACAATCCTCCGCGCTCTCGTGTTTTTTTGGATCCTCTTCCTGGCATTCAACAGATCTATGCCTCCAAAAGGCCGGCAGACAAATGTCGGGGCCTTTACACCCTCCGCATTCCCTCGTTGCAGGAAGACGACTCCCTTTTTCATATCTTTCGGTTTTCTCCTTCTGCCGGTATGAGAAAAAACTGGTATATAAAACCCGATAAAAGCAGGTTTTACAATCGGGGAGAAGATGTTTTTGCCATCAGGGTTAACCCTATCATACCCATAGTGGTATCCCCGGTAGGAAACGCATCTCCTTTACTGCAAGTGGTTTGCAAGGTATCACCATCGAACCTGTCGGTATGAGGGGATTTGTGAAAAATAATGGGATAGCTCAGGGTCAGGCAAAAACCCGAGGTTTTCAGGTTGTCACCCCCTATTTCAGGAAGCGCTCTGGACCCATTGGATCGCATACTTGAGGAGGTCTGTTCCGTCGGCGAGCTTCAGTTTTTCCTTGATATGGGCCCGATAGGATTCGACGGTCTTGATGCTGAGGTGGAGTCGTTCGGCTATCTCACGGGTCTTGTTCCCCTGCCCGATGAGCCGGAAAACGGTCAGTTCACGGTTGCTCAGGAGATCGATCGGCGAGGCGCCCTGACTGACCCCCTCGACGGACACGAATTTCTCGAGCATTTTGGTCGTAATGCGGTCACTGACGAAGATCTCGCCGTCGAGGACCTTTCTGATGGCGACCAGCACCTTTTCAAGCGCTTCCTGTTTCATGATGTAACCCCGCGCTCCGGCCCGCAGCGACCGTTCCGCGTAAAGTGTCTCGTCATGCATGGAAACCACGAGGACCGCCATGTCCTTGTGGCGAAGCCTGATTTCCTTGATGAGTTCGATCCCATCGATGCCGGGCAGCGAGATGTCCACTATCGCCATGTCGGGGACGACCTTCTCGATGGACTCCAGGGCCATCTGGGCATTCTCCGCCTCGGCGCATACGACAAGGTCGGACTCCTGGTTGATCAGCAGGGTCAATCCCTTCCGCAGAATGGGGTGGTCATCAACGATCAGGATCTTTCTTTTAGTCACGGACATCCTCCCATGCAACGCGAGATACGGGTCCGCCGCCCTTATTCAGCCCCGTGCCTGTTCAAAAAGGTGCAGCGTATCAGCGTACCGCCCTCGGTGCGGCCCTTTATTTCCAGAACGGCCCCGATCACCGAAGCCCTGTACTGCATGATATTGAGCCCCATTCCCTTCCCATGGGCCGGGACGCTGCCTATTCCCACACCGTTGTCCTCAACGGTCAGGATGCAGGCCTCGCCGTCCTGCCTTAAGGCGATCGTCACCTTATCTGCCTTACCATGTTTTATGGCATTATTCAATGCCTCCTGGACGATTCGGTAAAGATGCGTAGCCGCGGCGTTGTCGCTCAGGAGGACGGGGTTGTCGTAAACGAAGCTGCAGGTGATACCAAAAAGACGCTCCACATTGGATGCCAGTTCTATGAGGGCCATCATGAGCCCGTCCACCTCAATCCTCACAGGGTTAAGGCCGCGCGCGAAACCCCGCGTCAGCGTTATGGCCTGGTCGATAAGACCGACGATCTCGAGAACATCCCCGGGCTTGATGGGCTGCTGTGTGGCGGTCTTCTTCTCGAGCACCTTCCCCATGAAACCGATGCCCGCCAGGTGCTGGCAGAGGCTGTCATGAAGGTCCTGGCCTATTCTTCGCTGCTCCCTGCCGCTTATCTCGAGAATCTCCCTCTCGAGGCGTTTTCGCCTCGTCGTATCCCGCACGATACCCAGCGCTTTGTTCGGACCGGACATGACGATGCGGACCTCGAAATCCCGTTTTTCCCCGCCAAGAGACAGGTGCTGCTCAAAGATCTGCGCTTTCTGGGTCGATATGGACTGTCTTACGCACACCATGACCTGGTCCAGAAGCCTGCGGGGGAGGAACCTCTCCTGGTCTGATATACAGTAGACGCTTCCCCCGATGACCTTCCCGGCTATGCTCTTGAGGGCGGTAAAATTACCGACATGCAAGCCCAGGAGCGTCCCGGAACCATCTATCTGGAACATGAGGTCGGGAATGGCCTCAAGAAGCGCACGGTTCTTCGATTCGCTCTCTTTGAGCGCCTCCTCGCCGAACTTGCGCTCGACGATCTCGCCTATGCGCTTGGCTATGACATTGATAAGACTCCTCTCCTCCTTGAGGAAAGGCCCCTCATCGGATGTCGTTCTTTTTTCCAGGTAATAAACCTCCAGCGAGCCGGCGTCCTTCCCATGAACGACAATACGCTGTGATTGTTTCCACCGCGTCCGCGCGAAGCCGCGGCTGACGTAGGAGCGCTCCCCCAGCGTAATGCGGCTCGCGGTGATATCGGGATACTGCCATGCATCGGGGACGATATCGACGGTCCTCTGCAGGATCTCGTCCAGGGTCGCCCCTTCCTTCTCGACAATACCCGATATGGTATAGAGACAGTTGAGTTCCTTGATCCTTTCGTTGAGTTCGTGGGTCCTTTTTTCGAGCTCTTTCTTCGACAGCTCATGCCGCCTGTCGAGTTCGGTAAGACGCCGCACCCTGTCTTCGGCCCGCTTCAGGGCGGTGGCGAGGTTTCTTTGGGCTTTATCCTCGCCGATGGGGGACTTCTTTTGATCTCCTGGGGTCCTGGCACGCATTGTGGCGTCATTATATCATAATTTGAAGAAAGGTTATGGGCAGAAGTGCATGGCCTGATTCTCACGATTATTTTGTAAATAACTGCAAAAAGTGATATACTGAACCGGTCGTGTTTTCATTTTATCCTTCTCTTCTCATTCTTCAGCATCCGGTATAAAAGTGATTCACGGCATAAAGGGATGATGCTGCCAGAACTTACCATCAAAGGAAAAAGCGTAAAACTGCCCATTATCCAAGGAGGTATGGGCATCGGTGTTTCCCTCTCACCCCTCGCGAGTGCCGTAGCTGCCGAAGGCGGCATCGGCATCGTCTCCAGCGCATGCCTCGACAGACTCCTCGGAAAACGCAATAACAAGGTATACAGCACCTATGACGCCGTCTATGAAGAGGTTTGCCTGTCACGGGAGAAAGGAGGCGTCTCGGGCATCAATATCATGGTCGCCATCGCCAGGGACTACGATGTCACCGTAAAAGCAGCCATCGACGCGAAGGTGGATGTCATCATTTCCGGAGGCGGGCTCCCGTTGACCCTCCCGGGGATCACAAACCCGGGCGAAACCGCCCTCGTTCCCATCGTCTCTTCGGTGAGAGCTCTCGAGGTCATCTACAAGAAATGGGAACGCCTTGGTTACCGGCCCGACGCCGTTGTGCTGGAAGGACCCCTTGCGGGCGGTCACCTTGGCTTCAAGGTGGGTGACCTCGGTCTCGAGTCCAACAAACTGGAGAACCTTTTCCCGCCCATAAAGGATTTCGCCTCACGTCACGGCGATATTCCCGTGATCGTCGCCGGCGGTATATACGACCGCGATGATATTGCAAGATTCCTCGCGATGGGTGCTGATGGGGTGCAGATGGGAACGCGCTTTCTCGCGACCGTCGAAAGCAGCGCCACCGAAGCATACAAGCATGCCGTCGTCAACGCGGGCCCGGAGGATATCCTTGTTGCCTCGTCGCCCGGTTCGCCCTGCGGGATGCCCTTCATGGTGATAAAGGAATCACCCATGTTTGTCTCGGCACTCAACAATCGAAGAAAGCCTCGCTGCGACAAGGGCTACATCATGATGAAAAATAGAGAGGGCCGCTACGCGGTCTGCAAGGCCCAGGAAGATAGGGGAGGTTTTTTCTGCATCTGCAACGGCCTTCTGAGTTCCGGCGGCTATAACATGGATGCCGAAGAGCCTCTCTACACCGTTGGTGTCAACGGCTGCCGTGTCGACCGCATCAGTACCGTGCGGGATGTCATGGATGAGCTCAGGGGTGTCATCCCCGCCACACAGATCAGATCAACAGAAGCAGCCTGAGGGAATTCCCCGTAAAAGTCAACCTCTTGCCGAACACCCTATGAGTCGTCATTCCGGCGAAGGCCGGAATGACGGAAAACCTTTGGATCGTCCGGGAAGAGGCTGGCTCATGCGTCCCCGTCAGGTATCCTCACCCCTTATCTCTTACTCCTTACGGTTCTTGAATACTCCTCATCGCCTGTTGAAAACAGGGCCGGGTTTTGATAATGTGTACAAAACGCCGGAGGTGCCGCCTGCATGAATAAACAAATCGCTGCCGGGATTTACCCTGTCGTTTGCGCAGGTTTGTTGCTGCTGTTCCTCTTTCTTCCTTTTCACGCGGGAGCAGGCGAAGATGTGCGCAACCGCTTCGTCGATATCAAGAAACATATTCCCTCCATCGTCACAGACATGCGCTATTTCGGCCCCCACAACTTTGTCGGGGAGCGGATCGACGGTTACGGCGCCCCCAGGTGCCTTCTCACCGTCGAGACCGCCGAGGCGCTGAAACGAGTCCAATCGCACCTGAAAGGTTTTTCCTTCTCCCTGAAGATATATGATTGCTACAGACCTCAGCGGGCGGTGAACCATTTCGTCAGGTGGGCAAAGGACACTGCCGACACGCGGACAAGAGAGGAGTTCTATCCCACCGTCGACAAGAGCCGCCTCTTCAAGGATGGATACATAGCGGAAAGATCAGGGCATTCCCGGGGCAGCACCGTCGACCTGACCATTGTGCCC is a genomic window containing:
- a CDS encoding carboxymuconolactone decarboxylase family protein, with the protein product MIQKRDEWRKTVNDEIKKRTQETAKKLWTGGIKMDPPYLTWKEFDKDLANDLSMFITGNLYSRTVLTLPERQMAACAMLAALGAADELKLHVNAALNVGCDPRKLAEVFFQLAPYGGMPLVNKALEVFRDVLKGRGEWETFTGGGK
- a CDS encoding nitronate monooxygenase, giving the protein MLPELTIKGKSVKLPIIQGGMGIGVSLSPLASAVAAEGGIGIVSSACLDRLLGKRNNKVYSTYDAVYEEVCLSREKGGVSGINIMVAIARDYDVTVKAAIDAKVDVIISGGGLPLTLPGITNPGETALVPIVSSVRALEVIYKKWERLGYRPDAVVLEGPLAGGHLGFKVGDLGLESNKLENLFPPIKDFASRHGDIPVIVAGGIYDRDDIARFLAMGADGVQMGTRFLATVESSATEAYKHAVVNAGPEDILVASSPGSPCGMPFMVIKESPMFVSALNNRRKPRCDKGYIMMKNREGRYAVCKAQEDRGGFFCICNGLLSSGGYNMDAEEPLYTVGVNGCRVDRISTVRDVMDELRGVIPATQIRSTEAA
- the gdhA gene encoding NADP-specific glutamate dehydrogenase, with product MSVTSEILEKIKKQDPYEFEFHQAAEEVLECLEPTAKRHPEFVKAKIYERIVEPDRVVMFRVPWVDDRGDLQINRGYRIQYNNAIGPYKGGTRFHPSVNLGILKFLGFEQIFKNSLTTLAMGGAKGGSDFDPKGKSDNEVMRFCHAYMLELFRHIGPDCDVPAGDIGVGGREIGYMYGMYKKIMNDHTGVLTGKGLSFGGSLVRPEATGYGCVYFAAEMLATKGLDFKGKTVAVSGSGNVAQFAIEKVSQLGGKVITLCDSSSTIVDDQGISGDKCGYIMDLKNVQRGRISEYADRYDGAVCYIGESVWDVIKSQGIKVDIALPCATQNEIDAGHAEALVKNGCICVAEGSNMPTTPEAVRIFQEKGLLFGPGKAANAGGVATSGLEMSQNSMRLAWTREEVDARLLGIMKSIHRSCLDAAEMYGKKGDYVFGANVAGFLKVANSMLAYGYV
- a CDS encoding M15 family metallopeptidase, with translation MNKQIAAGIYPVVCAGLLLLFLFLPFHAGAGEDVRNRFVDIKKHIPSIVTDMRYFGPHNFVGERIDGYGAPRCLLTVETAEALKRVQSHLKGFSFSLKIYDCYRPQRAVNHFVRWAKDTADTRTREEFYPTVDKSRLFKDGYIAERSGHSRGSTVDLTIVPVPLPEEESYRPGQELFACFLPAAERFRDNSIDMGTGFDCFHALAHTASKDARPIQRANRLLLKTLMEREGFVNYQLEWWHFTLKDEPFPNTYFDFVIE
- a CDS encoding response regulator transcription factor, whose amino-acid sequence is MTKRKILIVDDHPILRKGLTLLINQESDLVVCAEAENAQMALESIEKVVPDMAIVDISLPGIDGIELIKEIRLRHKDMAVLVVSMHDETLYAERSLRAGARGYIMKQEALEKVLVAIRKVLDGEIFVSDRITTKMLEKFVSVEGVSQGASPIDLLSNRELTVFRLIGQGNKTREIAERLHLSIKTVESYRAHIKEKLKLADGTDLLKYAIQWVQSAS
- a CDS encoding ATP-binding protein: MRARTPGDQKKSPIGEDKAQRNLATALKRAEDRVRRLTELDRRHELSKKELEKRTHELNERIKELNCLYTISGIVEKEGATLDEILQRTVDIVPDAWQYPDITASRITLGERSYVSRGFARTRWKQSQRIVVHGKDAGSLEVYYLEKRTTSDEGPFLKEERSLINVIAKRIGEIVERKFGEEALKESESKNRALLEAIPDLMFQIDGSGTLLGLHVGNFTALKSIAGKVIGGSVYCISDQERFLPRRLLDQVMVCVRQSISTQKAQIFEQHLSLGGEKRDFEVRIVMSGPNKALGIVRDTTRRKRLEREILEISGREQRRIGQDLHDSLCQHLAGIGFMGKVLEKKTATQQPIKPGDVLEIVGLIDQAITLTRGFARGLNPVRIEVDGLMMALIELASNVERLFGITCSFVYDNPVLLSDNAAATHLYRIVQEALNNAIKHGKADKVTIALRQDGEACILTVEDNGVGIGSVPAHGKGMGLNIMQYRASVIGAVLEIKGRTEGGTLIRCTFLNRHGAE